One Lactobacillus crispatus DNA segment encodes these proteins:
- a CDS encoding LacI family DNA-binding transcriptional regulator, with protein MAVTIKEIAKKAGVSIATVSRYLNQNGYVGIDSALKIKEAIKKLGYKPKNVISAKTELNLIEINFSQINNPFYSELYEYLATILQDKGYDCILHLDHYQEQDMQYYLDKYKQKKIVGLLTSSPIQISKKSGKLNLPVVSFDRVISPQIPTVQSNNYDAGMQIAKSVLKQKKKKVIIIAGSKEDYYPISDRIKGMMCVFNTFDVKFDLRSISARESIIAS; from the coding sequence ATGGCAGTAACTATTAAAGAAATAGCTAAAAAAGCCGGCGTTTCTATTGCCACCGTTTCGCGATATCTTAATCAGAATGGTTACGTTGGCATTGATTCGGCTTTAAAAATAAAGGAAGCTATCAAAAAACTGGGTTATAAACCCAAGAATGTAATTTCCGCTAAAACAGAATTAAACTTAATTGAAATCAATTTTTCGCAAATCAATAATCCTTTCTATTCAGAACTGTATGAATACTTGGCTACTATTTTGCAGGATAAAGGTTATGATTGCATTTTGCATTTAGATCATTATCAAGAGCAAGATATGCAGTATTATTTGGATAAATATAAGCAAAAAAAGATCGTAGGCTTACTTACCAGCTCGCCAATTCAGATTTCAAAGAAGAGTGGCAAGCTTAATCTACCGGTGGTTAGTTTTGACCGGGTAATTAGTCCGCAGATCCCTACTGTGCAGTCGAATAACTATGATGCGGGGATGCAAATTGCAAAGTCGGTTTTAAAGCAAAAAAAGAAGAAAGTAATCATTATTGCTGGTTCCAAAGAAGACTATTATCCAATCAGTGATCGTATCAAAGGGATGATGTGTGTGTTTAATACCTTTGACGTTAAATTTGATTTACGCTCAATTAGCGCCCG
- a CDS encoding IS30 family transposase translates to MTNSNSSISKHYHQLTSVQRGQIQAMLDSGITSRTVIAQEVGCHKSTISREIKRGSVLQRDSSYLLYEHYYADTAQLYYEKRRKNCYQRNPLKHYAVFLRMLSRRFKAKFDATSIDEFVGEFKRTMPGYPCPSTPTVYRYIDQGLLDISNIDLPMKLKRRRNKRHHGQSGHALHKKNLGNSIEQRPKEIEDRKTPLHWEGDLVKGVRRKNQPALMTLTERTTRFEVVIKIPDYRASTCQRLLQNEIDRHPAWFKSITFDNGSEFADMTKIKGCQIYFAHPYSPWERGTNENCNGLLRQFFPKGKSMKDKSAAYVQQATDAINRKHRRILQYHTAEELFKQYISS, encoded by the coding sequence ATGACCAATTCAAATTCTAGCATTTCTAAGCACTATCATCAATTAACCAGCGTACAACGTGGACAAATTCAAGCAATGCTGGATTCCGGCATAACTTCCCGTACTGTTATCGCTCAAGAAGTCGGCTGCCATAAGTCGACAATCAGTCGCGAAATCAAACGCGGAAGCGTCCTGCAAAGAGACAGCAGCTATTTATTGTATGAGCACTATTACGCTGATACTGCACAGCTTTATTATGAGAAGCGTCGCAAAAACTGCTATCAGCGCAATCCATTGAAGCATTATGCTGTCTTTTTGAGAATGCTCTCCAGACGCTTCAAAGCTAAATTTGATGCCACCAGCATCGATGAATTCGTTGGTGAATTCAAAAGGACTATGCCAGGCTACCCTTGTCCCAGCACACCAACTGTCTATCGCTATATTGATCAGGGCTTGCTGGACATAAGCAATATTGATCTGCCTATGAAGCTCAAAAGACGCAGGAACAAGCGTCATCACGGCCAGAGCGGTCATGCTTTGCACAAGAAGAATCTTGGCAATTCCATTGAACAGCGTCCTAAAGAGATTGAAGACAGAAAAACGCCGCTGCACTGGGAAGGAGATCTGGTTAAAGGCGTCAGACGCAAGAATCAGCCTGCTTTAATGACTTTGACCGAAAGAACCACACGCTTTGAAGTAGTTATCAAGATTCCTGACTATCGGGCAAGCACATGCCAAAGGCTGCTTCAAAATGAGATTGACAGACATCCTGCCTGGTTTAAATCGATCACGTTTGACAATGGCTCTGAGTTTGCGGATATGACCAAGATCAAAGGCTGCCAGATCTACTTCGCCCACCCATATTCTCCATGGGAAAGAGGCACCAATGAGAACTGCAATGGACTTCTGCGTCAATTCTTCCCTAAAGGCAAAAGCATGAAAGATAAGTCAGCTGCTTATGTTCAACAGGCAACTGATGCCATTAACCGCAAACATCGTCGAATCCTTCAATATCACACAGCAGAAGAACTCTTCAAGCAATATATTTCCTCATAG
- a CDS encoding AbrB/MazE/SpoVT family DNA-binding domain-containing protein, with product MTVKLRKVGNSKTLTVPKDIIITSKEYTVKNEGMNIVFTPVVKKKKNIFATKEWQNYDYQKDIENDVELQSVKPVGREVVD from the coding sequence ATGACTGTAAAATTAAGAAAAGTTGGAAATTCAAAAACTTTAACAGTTCCTAAAGATATAATAATTACTAGTAAAGAGTATACTGTGAAAAATGAGGGGATGAATATAGTTTTTACACCCGTCGTGAAGAAAAAGAAAAATATTTTTGCAACCAAAGAATGGCAAAATTATGATTATCAAAAAGACATAGAAAATGACGTGGAACTACAATCAGTAAAACCAGTGGGACGTGAGGTAGTTGATTAA
- a CDS encoding type II toxin-antitoxin system PemK/MazF family toxin, giving the protein MIYPKKGDIVKADAEPHSGHEMGGHNPHKGNIRRHYVVMSTSAYNKSTHMFIGMPITTSDKYQGNPHYEPILIPGSNGTGVKGYVVLWQLQNFDFESRNGEIVNHVNIQLLDKLQGFVNDMVGLE; this is encoded by the coding sequence ATGATTTATCCGAAAAAGGGAGATATTGTTAAAGCAGATGCAGAACCTCATTCCGGACATGAAATGGGTGGCCATAATCCGCATAAAGGTAATATTAGAAGACATTATGTGGTAATGAGTACCAGTGCCTATAATAAATCAACACATATGTTTATAGGGATGCCGATTACTACTTCAGATAAATATCAAGGCAACCCACATTACGAGCCAATATTAATTCCAGGCAGTAATGGCACTGGAGTAAAAGGTTATGTTGTTTTATGGCAACTTCAGAATTTTGACTTTGAATCTAGAAATGGAGAAATTGTTAATCACGTAAATATTCAGCTATTAGACAAACTTCAAGGTTTCGTGAATGATATGGTGGGACTAGAATAG
- a CDS encoding tyrosine-type recombinase/integrase: protein MKHKDTRPITDPIILKKFLKHLREDTSMGERNYAIFQTGKATLLRVSDVLALKKNDVFQANGRVKKNAYIVDKKTKKPNRLYLTPVRDVLEDYYDWLQEYEKKHPYTKLFSSEWLFPSSRRLGEDVPIRENSFYRICHQTGLKIGVNWIGSHSMRKTGAFMVYQQTNHNTALVMKMLNHSSEAMTLR from the coding sequence TTGAAGCATAAAGATACTCGTCCAATTACTGATCCAATAATTTTAAAGAAGTTTTTGAAACATTTACGTGAAGATACTAGTATGGGAGAAAGAAACTATGCTATATTTCAAACCGGTAAAGCAACCTTACTACGGGTAAGTGATGTTCTAGCTTTGAAAAAGAATGATGTCTTTCAAGCCAATGGCAGAGTTAAGAAAAATGCTTATATCGTTGACAAAAAGACAAAAAAGCCTAACCGATTATATTTAACTCCAGTTAGGGATGTTTTAGAGGATTACTATGATTGGCTGCAAGAATATGAAAAGAAGCATCCCTACACGAAGCTGTTTTCTTCTGAATGGCTATTTCCAAGTTCTAGGAGATTAGGTGAGGATGTTCCAATAAGAGAAAATAGTTTTTATAGAATTTGTCATCAGACCGGGCTTAAAATTGGGGTTAATTGGATTGGCTCACACTCAATGAGAAAAACAGGAGCTTTTATGGTTTATCAGCAGACTAATCATAATACTGCTTTAGTTATGAAAATGCTAAATCACTCCAGTGAAGCAATGACTTTAAGATAG
- a CDS encoding ISNCY family transposase yields MKYDEQYKVIKDLVDHNGNKKRAALKLGISVRQINRRIKQYQAKGKAAFVHGNKDRKPVNCLTTEINNQIVTLYRTKYQDCNIKHFVQLLDRFEDIHVSYTKAYSLLKQQDILSPKPWRKTKRALAKKKWHKQHPKQNKQEVSAAVDHQLALADAHPRHERCKYFGEEIQMDASVLVWFGKRKAYLHLAIDNATGIIVGAYFDWEETLNGYYHVFEQILKEYGIPLCFKTDNRTVFNYETAQTKAAHKDVLTQFGYACKTLGVDLKTTSVSQAKGMVERANQTVQGRLKPELRLAGIMTINEANKYLHDVFVPDFNQNFSQTSRKAWSVFEKAPDDRKINYTLAVLTGRVFDSGSAISFKNKLYQATDEYGKLVCFMKGTKCLVIEALDGQLLTTVDEHVYLLKEIPKNAKISPEVDQEPKKKRTKKKWIPPMSHPWKRESFIKQQKRAHKYHQYV; encoded by the coding sequence ATGAAATATGATGAACAGTACAAAGTCATTAAGGATCTTGTAGATCACAACGGCAATAAGAAAAGAGCAGCCTTGAAGCTAGGAATATCCGTTAGACAAATAAACAGGAGAATCAAGCAGTATCAAGCTAAAGGAAAAGCGGCCTTCGTTCATGGGAACAAAGACCGCAAACCTGTTAATTGTCTCACCACAGAAATTAACAATCAAATTGTAACCTTATACCGTACTAAATATCAAGACTGCAATATAAAACATTTTGTACAGCTGTTAGATCGCTTTGAGGACATTCATGTCTCTTATACCAAAGCTTACAGCCTGCTCAAGCAGCAGGATATTCTTTCCCCTAAGCCTTGGAGAAAGACTAAGCGTGCCTTAGCCAAAAAGAAATGGCATAAGCAGCACCCTAAGCAAAACAAACAAGAAGTCAGCGCTGCAGTTGATCATCAACTAGCTTTGGCAGATGCTCATCCTCGCCATGAAAGATGCAAGTACTTCGGCGAAGAAATTCAGATGGATGCTTCTGTCTTAGTCTGGTTTGGTAAGCGTAAGGCTTACCTGCACCTTGCAATCGACAACGCTACTGGCATTATTGTCGGGGCTTATTTTGACTGGGAAGAGACTTTGAATGGCTACTATCACGTCTTTGAGCAAATTCTTAAGGAATATGGCATTCCCCTTTGCTTTAAGACTGATAATCGGACTGTATTCAATTATGAGACTGCTCAAACCAAAGCTGCCCATAAAGATGTGCTGACACAATTTGGCTATGCCTGCAAAACTCTTGGCGTAGATCTAAAAACTACTAGTGTTTCTCAAGCCAAAGGCATGGTTGAAAGAGCTAACCAAACCGTCCAAGGTCGCCTTAAGCCAGAACTAAGATTGGCTGGAATCATGACAATCAACGAGGCAAATAAATACCTGCATGATGTGTTTGTTCCTGACTTTAACCAAAACTTCAGTCAGACTAGTCGTAAAGCCTGGTCTGTTTTTGAAAAGGCTCCTGATGACCGCAAAATCAATTATACCTTGGCCGTTCTCACTGGCAGAGTGTTTGATAGCGGCTCAGCTATTTCTTTCAAAAACAAGCTTTATCAAGCAACAGATGAATATGGCAAATTAGTCTGCTTCATGAAAGGAACTAAATGTCTGGTAATTGAAGCCCTAGATGGACAACTGCTAACGACAGTAGATGAGCATGTATATCTGCTTAAAGAAATTCCTAAGAATGCCAAAATATCGCCAGAAGTAGACCAAGAGCCTAAAAAGAAAAGGACCAAGAAAAAGTGGATTCCACCAATGTCACATCCATGGAAGCGAGAATCATTCATAAAGCAACAAAAGAGAGCTCATAAATACCATCAATACGTATAA
- a CDS encoding GntR family transcriptional regulator: MAELKDNYDLRSLLESYALEKNFPNLDPQLANDYGIKFQEILAKHDWQAYLKLDELFHVFLTENTGNPTLQRTIDLLRTQTNRMRYAIVDNDRCMKSSVQEIMDIISAVEKKDILLASNALKKHIKNVYDWEQQFLQK; the protein is encoded by the coding sequence TTGGCTGAATTAAAAGACAATTATGATTTACGTTCTCTATTAGAGAGTTATGCCTTGGAAAAAAATTTTCCCAATTTAGATCCACAACTGGCTAATGATTATGGAATAAAATTCCAAGAAATTTTAGCAAAACATGATTGGCAAGCTTATCTTAAACTTGATGAACTATTCCATGTATTTTTAACTGAAAATACCGGAAATCCCACGCTTCAGCGAACCATCGATCTTTTACGTACTCAAACCAATCGTATGCGTTATGCCATCGTAGACAATGATCGTTGTATGAAATCCTCGGTTCAGGAAATAATGGATATTATTTCTGCAGTTGAGAAAAAAGATATTTTGTTAGCCTCTAACGCTTTAAAGAAGCATATAAAAAATGTCTATGATTGGGAACAACAATTTTTACAAAAATAA
- a CDS encoding GntR family transcriptional regulator, protein MNNQEKAYLFIKDQINTGHFKPGHLLSENQTRIKLNMSRTPIREAIKQLENESLLVRQGQKKSLAILHWLN, encoded by the coding sequence ATGAATAATCAAGAAAAAGCATATCTTTTTATCAAAGATCAAATAAACACTGGTCATTTTAAGCCAGGTCATCTTTTATCAGAAAATCAAACGCGTATTAAACTTAACATGTCTCGTACTCCAATTAGAGAAGCAATCAAACAATTGGAAAATGAAAGCTTACTAGTTCGTCAAGGACAAAAAAAATCGTTAGCCATATTACATTGGCTGAATTAA
- a CDS encoding NAD(P)H-binding protein codes for MTKIAVLGASGQIAKLAENLFLEDKNNELILFLRHPNKLDKKDIDDQRERIVVGDASKLDELAPAIKGADIVYANLAGSNIEDQAKTVVKAMDEDCIKRLIWISSLGVYDEVPGKFGEWNKNILGSYLTTYRAAADQITASDLDYTIIRPAWLTNKDEVDYEITEGATTPFKGTEVSRLSVASYVNEIVKDQSKDSRGNVGLNKPNTDGDKPAWY; via the coding sequence ATGACTAAAATTGCAGTACTTGGTGCAAGTGGACAAATTGCTAAATTAGCAGAAAATTTATTTTTGGAAGATAAAAATAATGAATTAATTTTATTTTTACGCCATCCTAATAAATTGGATAAAAAAGATATCGATGATCAACGTGAAAGGATTGTCGTAGGGGATGCAAGTAAATTGGATGAACTTGCTCCGGCTATTAAAGGCGCAGATATCGTTTATGCTAATTTAGCTGGTTCAAATATTGAAGATCAAGCTAAGACAGTTGTTAAAGCTATGGATGAAGATTGTATTAAGCGTTTGATTTGGATTTCCTCGTTAGGAGTCTATGATGAGGTACCAGGCAAATTTGGTGAATGGAACAAGAATATTTTAGGTTCATATTTGACCACTTATCGTGCAGCTGCTGATCAAATTACTGCTAGCGATTTGGATTACACGATTATTCGTCCAGCTTGGTTGACCAATAAAGATGAAGTTGACTATGAAATAACTGAAGGCGCAACTACCCCATTTAAAGGAACTGAGGTCTCTCGTCTAAGTGTGGCTAGTTATGTAAATGAAATAGTTAAAGACCAAAGTAAAGACAGTCGTGGTAATGTTGGTTTAAATAAACCAAATACCGACGGTGATAAGCCAGCTTGGTATTAA
- the pyrE gene encoding orotate phosphoribosyltransferase: MHKDQIISQLIQEKIITISPDKPFTYASGMLSPIYTDLRLTVSYPELRDMIAGDLANLIAKEFPEATIIGGVATAGIPHAAWVADKLHLPMIYVRPKPKDHGKGRQIEGRFSKDDKIVLIDDLITTGGSVLNAVKATEKDGGNVIGVSSIFTYYLPDAKENFAKANVKYAPLLSYPELLKKENESGHISSTQYDVLKTWHEDPWAWGKQFEK, translated from the coding sequence ATGCATAAGGATCAAATTATCAGTCAACTTATTCAAGAAAAAATTATCACTATCTCACCTGACAAACCATTCACTTACGCAAGTGGGATGCTTTCTCCAATTTACACCGACCTTAGGTTAACGGTTTCATATCCAGAATTACGCGATATGATTGCTGGTGATTTAGCTAATTTAATCGCCAAAGAATTCCCTGAGGCTACTATTATTGGTGGCGTCGCTACCGCCGGTATTCCCCATGCCGCATGGGTTGCAGATAAACTGCACTTACCAATGATCTATGTTCGTCCTAAGCCAAAGGATCATGGCAAAGGCCGCCAAATCGAAGGCCGTTTCAGTAAAGATGATAAGATCGTTTTAATTGATGACTTAATCACCACTGGTGGTTCCGTTTTAAATGCAGTTAAAGCAACTGAAAAAGATGGTGGCAACGTCATTGGCGTTTCTTCAATTTTCACCTACTACCTACCGGATGCAAAAGAAAACTTTGCTAAAGCTAATGTTAAATATGCTCCGCTTCTTTCCTACCCTGAATTACTCAAAAAGGAAAATGAGTCAGGTCATATTTCTAGCACGCAATATGATGTCTTAAAGACCTGGCACGAAGATCCATGGGCTTGGGGCAAACAATTCGAAAAATAA
- the pyrF gene encoding orotidine-5'-phosphate decarboxylase — MKPVIVALDIDNEEQLHKILSKLGKPENVFIKVGMELFYHAGNQVVKDLAEQGYKIFLDLKLHDIPNTVYNGAKQLAKLGITFTTVHALGGSQMIKSAKDGLIAGTPAGKSVPKLLAVTELTSISDEVLAHEQNCALSMKEQVLSLAKMAKHSGADGVICSPLEVKELHEKVGDDFLYVTPGIRPAGNAKDDQSRVATPAQAKEWGSSAIVVGRPITLASDPEAAYEAIKKEFN; from the coding sequence ATGAAACCTGTAATTGTTGCATTAGATATTGACAATGAAGAGCAACTGCATAAGATTTTGTCTAAATTAGGCAAACCAGAAAACGTCTTTATCAAAGTCGGTATGGAATTATTCTATCACGCTGGCAACCAAGTGGTTAAAGACTTAGCTGAGCAAGGTTATAAGATTTTCTTGGATCTAAAATTGCATGATATCCCTAATACCGTTTATAACGGGGCTAAACAATTAGCTAAGTTAGGAATTACTTTTACTACCGTTCATGCTTTAGGCGGCAGTCAAATGATCAAATCAGCTAAAGACGGTTTAATCGCGGGTACACCTGCTGGCAAAAGCGTGCCTAAGTTACTAGCAGTAACCGAATTAACTTCGATTTCTGATGAAGTATTGGCACATGAACAAAATTGCGCACTGTCAATGAAAGAGCAAGTTCTTTCGCTAGCAAAAATGGCTAAGCACTCTGGAGCAGATGGGGTTATTTGTTCACCACTTGAAGTAAAAGAATTACACGAAAAAGTTGGCGATGACTTTTTATATGTCACACCGGGAATTCGGCCTGCTGGCAATGCTAAAGACGATCAATCTCGCGTGGCCACACCAGCGCAAGCCAAAGAATGGGGCTCAAGCGCTATTGTTGTTGGACGGCCAATTACTTTAGCCAGTGACCCAGAAGCTGCATATGAAGCAATTAAAAAGGAGTTTAACTAA
- a CDS encoding dihydroorotate dehydrogenase encodes MVNTHVKLPGLDLKNPVMPASGTFGFGDVPAAKKFDLNDLGAMVIKTTTPHATTGNPQPQIAVLDDGVLNSVGLTNPGVDKVISEKLEPLRKQYPELPIVASVGGDSEADYVEVAQKLSNSGLVNALEINVSCPNVAQGGMSFGVHADVVEELTRKIKAVVNIPIYVKLTPNVTDITVIAKAAEKGGADGLSMINTLLGMRIDVKKRRPLLGHNMGGLSGEAVKPIAIRMISQVRQITSLPIIGMGGIASAEDVVEFMLVGANAVAVGTAHFKDSIASKHIADALPQELEKLGIEDINELVGQVKFN; translated from the coding sequence ATGGTTAATACACATGTAAAATTACCAGGTTTAGATTTGAAAAATCCAGTTATGCCAGCAAGTGGAACTTTTGGCTTCGGCGATGTGCCTGCAGCTAAGAAGTTTGACTTAAATGATCTTGGAGCAATGGTTATTAAGACAACTACGCCACATGCAACCACTGGTAATCCGCAACCACAGATTGCCGTTTTAGATGATGGGGTTTTGAATTCGGTTGGTCTTACTAATCCTGGTGTGGACAAGGTGATTAGTGAAAAGTTAGAACCATTGAGAAAGCAATATCCAGAATTACCGATCGTGGCTAGCGTTGGCGGTGATAGTGAAGCAGATTATGTTGAAGTAGCACAAAAGCTGTCAAATTCTGGCTTGGTTAATGCTTTAGAAATTAATGTTTCTTGTCCTAATGTGGCCCAAGGTGGAATGAGCTTTGGCGTGCATGCCGATGTGGTTGAAGAATTGACTAGAAAAATTAAAGCAGTTGTCAATATTCCAATTTATGTGAAGTTAACACCAAATGTGACTGATATCACTGTAATTGCTAAAGCTGCCGAAAAGGGTGGTGCCGATGGCTTATCGATGATCAATACATTGCTAGGGATGCGAATTGACGTGAAAAAACGCAGACCACTGTTAGGCCATAATATGGGCGGTTTATCAGGTGAGGCTGTTAAGCCAATAGCTATTAGAATGATTAGTCAAGTGCGTCAAATTACTTCTTTGCCAATTATTGGCATGGGTGGCATTGCTTCGGCCGAAGATGTGGTGGAATTTATGTTAGTAGGTGCTAATGCCGTAGCGGTTGGTACTGCTCATTTTAAAGATAGTATTGCTTCTAAGCATATTGCAGATGCCTTGCCGCAAGAACTTGAAAAATTAGGCATTGAAGATATCAATGAATTAGTTGGTCAAGTAAAATTTAATTAG
- the pyrR gene encoding bifunctional pyr operon transcriptional regulator/uracil phosphoribosyltransferase PyrR, whose translation MAKEIWDALAMKRALTRITYEIIEQNKGTDDLVLVGIKTRGVYLAKRIHDRIQKLEGVDVPVGELDITLYRDDRHDASLKQDPVVNSDQVGVNIDDKHVVLVDDVIYTGRTIRAAMDALMHVGRPSSIRVAVLVDRGHRELPIRADFVGKNIPTSADEQVAVNVIEKDGKDSVELKALPK comes from the coding sequence ATGGCAAAAGAAATCTGGGATGCACTAGCAATGAAGCGTGCTTTAACCCGTATTACTTACGAGATCATTGAACAAAATAAAGGAACCGATGATTTGGTTTTGGTAGGGATTAAAACGCGAGGCGTTTACTTGGCTAAACGAATTCATGACCGTATTCAGAAATTGGAAGGCGTTGATGTACCAGTTGGTGAATTGGACATTACCTTATATCGGGATGATCGTCATGATGCTAGTTTAAAGCAAGATCCAGTTGTCAATTCTGATCAAGTTGGTGTTAATATTGATGACAAGCATGTTGTTTTGGTTGATGATGTTATCTATACTGGACGAACAATCAGAGCGGCGATGGATGCTTTGATGCACGTTGGTCGCCCAAGTTCAATCAGAGTCGCAGTGCTAGTTGATCGTGGTCACCGTGAATTGCCAATTCGTGCTGATTTTGTTGGTAAAAATATTCCAACTTCTGCCGATGAACAGGTTGCTGTTAATGTAATTGAGAAGGACGGCAAAGATTCAGTTGAACTGAAGGCTTTACCAAAATAA
- a CDS encoding aspartate carbamoyltransferase catalytic subunit, with product MENLNLVNLPHFVSVENLDSNEVEALIRRAEYFKKGGATPRLTKPVYVTNMFFEDSSRTHTSFEMAERKLGLTVIPFDPAHSSVNKGETLYDTSLIMNALGVNLEVIRHSQNEYYNDLINLKEHQHLNIGVINAGDGSGQHPSQCMLDMMTIHEHFGHFKGLKVAIVGDITNSRVAKSDMELLTRLGAEVYFSGPSYWYDKEFDQYGKYEEIDQLVSNMDVMMLLRVQHERHAGDPNEKTFNAKAYHEKYGINHQRYSALKPDTIIMHPGPINHDVELSGDLVESDKCMFVRQMQNGVFMRMAMIEAVLRGRRLGGLE from the coding sequence ATGGAAAATTTAAATCTTGTTAATTTACCACATTTTGTGAGTGTTGAAAATTTGGATAGTAATGAAGTAGAAGCCTTAATCAGGAGAGCTGAGTACTTCAAAAAAGGCGGTGCAACACCACGTTTAACTAAGCCAGTTTATGTAACTAATATGTTTTTTGAAGATTCATCTAGAACACATACGAGCTTTGAAATGGCTGAAAGAAAACTAGGTTTGACAGTTATTCCTTTTGATCCGGCTCATTCGTCTGTTAATAAGGGTGAAACCTTATATGACACTTCATTAATTATGAACGCCTTAGGTGTCAACTTAGAAGTGATTCGTCACTCACAGAATGAGTATTACAATGATTTGATTAACTTAAAAGAACATCAACATTTAAATATTGGTGTGATTAACGCTGGAGATGGTAGCGGTCAACATCCTAGCCAATGTATGCTCGATATGATGACTATTCATGAACATTTTGGCCACTTTAAAGGCTTAAAGGTTGCAATTGTTGGTGATATTACTAATTCTAGGGTTGCAAAAAGTGACATGGAACTTTTGACTAGGTTGGGCGCTGAAGTTTACTTCTCAGGTCCAAGTTACTGGTATGATAAAGAATTCGATCAATATGGTAAGTATGAAGAAATTGATCAATTAGTTTCAAATATGGACGTGATGATGCTCTTACGGGTTCAACATGAACGTCATGCAGGCGATCCTAATGAAAAGACTTTTAATGCTAAAGCATATCACGAAAAATATGGTATTAATCATCAACGCTATAGTGCATTGAAGCCCGACACCATCATCATGCATCCGGGTCCAATTAACCATGATGTTGAACTTAGCGGTGATTTAGTTGAAAGCGATAAGTGCATGTTTGTCAGACAAATGCAAAATGGTGTGTTCATGCGTATGGCAATGATCGAGGCAGTATTGCGCGGTAGACGACTTGGAGGATTAGAATAA